The Capsicum annuum cultivar UCD-10X-F1 chromosome 3, UCD10Xv1.1, whole genome shotgun sequence genomic sequence ATCACTATATTGTTTGAAATATACATTATACATATATGGAAAAGAAAACTATGTATCCTAATTAACAAGTCTTTCACAGTGGAGTAGTAGTGGATCACAAAGGCTTGTATGATTcttgatttattaattaaatatctaTATACGAATCGGATTCTtggtaaatatattttaaagtatgtATAGGTACTAATGAGGCGATTTTAGAATTTCTAAATTATAAGTGTACTACTAAAAAACGAAGAAGGGGGGATTGATCTTTAGTCCTCTTGGTAAATGATTATACTAAGCTTTAACTTAATGCACCGTCAAGTCTTTTAGTAGCTTGGGTGCGTGCCAACAGGTGATATTAGATTAAttctagaaaatatatacatataatatttaGTTTTACGGAAAAAGCATGAGTTCACATGCCCTATAAATTACACCTAAGATCCCTTTTGAATGAATCCTATAAGTTAGTAACCAtgtaaaaatttcttaaaaagtGATCGAATCGGTTCAAAATAATAGATGTGGATCTAGAACAAGTTTGGTAAGTTAATTCAACCATATCCATTATTGCTTTTGagtcaatacaagaaaataaactaaactaacaaTTTGTTTTTAGATAATTcactttaatttcttaaatttcaaGTGACATGATTCATCTTTTGGAAGCAGTAAAATTGAATGATCAAAGTTTTGATTCAATAGAAGAAATCATGTACACATAGAATTAGATCACACTaattaactaattattttaaattatgggtgaagatttaaaatattgaatttatctCTGGGTGAAAATTTGAATTAAACGGTTGGAAAGAGAACGTTATCAACTGAGTCAACTTCTCCCAAATTCCAACTCGAATCTGTCTACTTTGAGGGCTTACAAAAGGCatcatattaattaattatttaaaggTTTTCTATTGTTTTAGTTTTACAAGGACTTACACCAAGAAATAATTAAATGTACTATATCTGTTTTGCTCAGACTGTGTTAACAGTTAACACTACTGCAAACATCAAATAAATGGTATATTTGGATTAAACTTTTAACTAAAGGAAGATTTCTAGTAATTTGTATTATTAGAAAATGGAGGGATAGAAAATGAAATTTTCTGAAAGGAAAGTATCATTGGTTTATAgatcttttaaaatatttgtaaaaaagGTGGCGTAACGGAATATAGAAGCAAAATAAAGTCAACTAATTAGTAATTAATTAAGTATTAACATTGTGTCGGCTTGTATATTTGGAATTAGTAATAGTAGTTGGTTATACCCAGTCATTCTCTTTCTGATACTATacaaaaatgaagagaaaaaccaaaaaaaaataaaaaaatacattttcagcataatttctttatgtatatatacacCACCATTCACCAATGATATATACTATACCATGAAAAAGGAACTTTCACATTACATAATAAACGTggtattataaattttgaattagtAGTATTAGTGCATACCAAGTCTCCATAAACaagttattataatattttaatttcatgtataTTAAATTTTCAGTAATGTCTCAAGTAGACAAAATGCTAATTCTTTAGTTAATTGATaatgaagaaacaacaataaaaataatatttctaacttctatttactattatttattcatcATGTATGTACGAAAACAATAAGAGAGTTCCATTTGGAATTGTTGAGGTTTTAATGTCAAACAAAATGTCCCCTTCAAAGGTTTCTTGTGGACTATTTCCATATTTCCAGTTGGCAAAGAAATAATTTTCAATAGCATGCATCGATATTAATTCAACAAATTAAACATAACTTTCGAACTATATATGCATTTTCCATAGTTAAGGGTTACTTTTTATTGAAGCTATGATCAAGAAAATACACACCGGCCCCAGCTTGGTGctctttttcaagaaaatatctaTTCGATCTTAATTAGTGTATACATCaagttaataaataatttaatcgTTAAGTTACAAATCGATCAATATAGTGAAACGTATGTACGTATATCACATGAACGAAGCATGCATATTTATTGTTTTGTCGTGAAGATGGAGtaaatatttttctctaattcACCGAGTTAAATGTGATACTGTAGAGTCCCTCAACTTCAATGATTTGAGTTTTAAAATGTTACTGcctaaaaatctgaaataatctCTTGTTCAATATTCTTAAAGTTAAAGAAAGGGTAAATTTGATGTATTTTAACTTTAATGAGTTAATCTATGTAACCATATTTGAGGTACCACGTGCAAATATAGAAGGAGAAGATAACTAATATGAGTTGTGGTGTAGTGGTAGGATTATTCCATCTTTAATCAGAGGTTTCGACTTCGAGTCCTTGGTATGGAGAAAATTATGTTGGGAGCATCAATCCTAGAATGGGCCTGCAGTCCGCGATCCGGATTAGTGGAGGCTCTAATGTGGGTACCGGACATCGGGtaagaaaccaaaaaaagaaagaagataagaTTTTTGTTCATTGGCTTTTTTAAGTGAGAATTTGACTTTAATTTAGGGAGAATTAGTAGTGTTTTCACTTAATTACTTTTTGAGATGACTCGAATTCTCAATCTATCAACTGCTGGCGATGATACTCAACTGTTTGAGAGAATTGAACTTTTTTAATGTCTCTTTGAAGATAAAATGATTACATGAATAAGTAAGGTTTGATTATTGAACCCTTTGAACAAGAAATGGGAAAATATATCCAAATTAAAGGCAACTCCACCAACCCTTATTCCATAGGACCCCCACCTCCAACTCCAACCCCACCATGGCTGCTAGGAAATTGAAGACAACAATTAATAAAGACCAAATTCTATGATCTCAGTATGTTCATTATTAGACTTTAATATAGAGACAACACAAATTATTGAgtaatagcatgtatattgaagaGTGAAAATGTTAGTTAAAATTAAAGACGCTCCGTTTCCCTTTCACAATTATAGCATGCGTCTCTGTACATATTGTTATGTTCTTTTTGTAAATCtaatagtatatacatatatgtagcAGGTAACCACTTGTAAGACAATGGAAATTGCAGAATGATTAAGTAATGgaaatgttttttttaaaaagtttttgaTTAAGTCCAGCTGTATAGAGTTCATTTTTTGAAAAGTCTTTATTCACAATCAGACAAACTGAATTGGTGGCAATTGACAGCTCCACACCAACGACTGCTTTATACTAAGAGTGTTACTATAAATACTTTGCTCATTGCTGCGAATTAAGTCATCACCTCTCTAACTAAACCACTAATTTCTCTTCCTCTTTACTTTCTGACTAACTACTAGTCGAAAGAGTCTGATCTATAGCCATCTTTGAGGAGCTGGTGGTGCAATTTTCCAGCTAGCAATGAGGCTTCTTGGTGGCGGCCCCGGTAGGGGTCGTCATTTGCCACATATCTTAGTGGCATTGGCGGCCATTTTGGCTGTTGCTAATGTTGTTTCTGCTGATCCTTATGTATATGCTTCTCCACCTCCACCACCTTACGAGTACAAGTCGCCACCCCCTCCTTCTCCCTCTCCACCACCGCCTTATGAGTACAAGTCGCCACCACCTCCTTCTCCATCTCCTCCACCGCCATATGAATACAAGTCGCCACCACCTCCTTCACCATCACCTCCACCACCATACTACTACTCTTCCCCACCACCTCCGAAGAAGTCACCTCCACCACCATACTACTACTCCTCTCCACCACCACCCGAGAAGTCACCTCCTCCACCATACTACTACTCCTCTCCTCCACCCCCGGAGAAGTCACCTCCACCACCTTACTACTACTCTTCTCCACCACCCCCCAAGAAGTCACCTCCACCTCCATACTACTATAGTTCTCCACCACCACCCGAGAAGTCACCTCCACCACCNNNNNNNNNNNNNNNNNNNNNNNNNNNNNNNNNNNNNNNNNNNNNNNNNNNNNNNNNNNNNNNNNNNNNNNNNNNNNNNNNNNNNNNNNNNNNNNNNNNNNNNNNNNNNNNNNNNNNNNNNNNNNNNNNNNNNNNNNNNNNNNNNNNNNNNNNNNNNNNNNNNNNNNNNNNNNNNNNNNNNNNNNNNNNNNNNNNNNNNNNNNNNNNNNNNNNNNNNNNNNNNNNNNNNNNNNNNNNNNNNNNNNNNNNNNNNNNNNNNNNNNNNNNNNNNNNNNNNNNNNNNNNNNNNNNNNNNNNNNNNNNNNNNNNNNNNNNNNNNNNNNNNNNNNNNNNNNNNNNNNNNNNNNNNNNNNNNNNNNNNNNNNNNNNNNNNNNNNNNNNNNNNNNNNNNNNNNNNNNNNNNNNNNNNNNNNNNNNNNNNNNNNNNNNNNNNNNNNNNNNNNNNNNNNNNNNNNNNNNNNNNNNNNNNNNNNNNNNNNNNNNNNNNNNNNNNNNNNNNNNNNNNNNNNNNNNNNNNNNNNNNNNNNNNNNNNNNNNNNNNNNNNNNNNNNNNNNNNNNNNNNNNNNNNNNNNNNNNNNNNNNNNNNNNNNNNNNNNNNNNNNNNNNNNNNNNNNNNNNNNNNNNNNNNNNNNNNNNNNNNNNNNNNNNNNNNNNNNNNNNNNNNNNNNNNNNNNNNNNNNNNNNNNNNNNNNNNNNNNNNNNNNNNNNNNNNNNNNNNNNNNNNNNNNNNNNNNNNNNNNNNNNNNNNNNNNNNNNNNNNNNNNNNNNNNNNNNNNNNNNNNNNNNNNNNNNNNNNNNNNNNNNNNNNNNNNNNNNNNNNNNNNNNNNNNNNNNNNNNNNNNNNNNNNNNNNNNNNNNNNNNNNNNNNNNNNNNNNNNNNNNNNNNNNNNNNNNNNNNNNNNNNNNNNNNNNNNNNNNNNNNNNNNNNNNNNNNNNNNNNNNNNNNNNNNNNNNNNNNNNNNNNNNNNNNNNNNNNNNNNNNNNNNNNNNNNNNNNNNNNNNNNNNNNNNNNNNNNNNNNNNNNNNNNNNNNNNNNNNNNNNNNNNNNNNNNNNNNNNNNNNNNNNNNNNNNNNNNNNNNNNNNNNNNNNNNNNNNNNNNNNNNNNNNNNNNNNNNNNNNNNNNNNNNNNNNNNNNNNNNNNNNNNNNNNNNNNNNNNNNNNNNNNNNNNNNNNNNNNNNNNNNNNNNNNNNNNNNNNNNNNNNNNNNNNNNNNNNNNNNNNNNNNNNNNNNNNNNNNNNNNNNNNNNNNNNNNNNNNNNNNNNNNNNNNNNNNNNNNNNNNNNNNNNNNNNNNNNNNNNNNNNNNNNNNNNNNNNNNNNNNNNNNNNNNNNNNNNNNNNNNNNNNNNNNNNNNNNNNNNNNNNNNNNNNNNNNNNNNNNNNNNNNNNNNNNNNNNNNNNNNNNNNNNNNNNNNNNNNNNNNNNNNNNNNNNNNNNNNNNNNNNNNNNNNNNNNNNNNNNNNNNNNNNNNNNNNNNNNNNNNNNNNNNNNNNNNNNNNNNNNNNNNNNNNNNNNNNNNNNNNNNNNNNNNNNNNNNNNNNNNNNNNNNNNNNNNNNNNNNNNNNNNNNNNNNNNNNNNNNNNNNNNNNNNNNNNNNNNNNNNNNNNNNNNNNNNNNNNNNNNNNNNNNNNNNNNNNNNNNNNNNNNNNNNNNNNNNNNNNNNNNNNNNNNNNNNNNNNNNNNNNNNNNNNNNNNNNNNNNNNNNNNNNNNNNNNNNNNNNNNNNNNNNNNNNNNNNNNNNNNNNNNNNNNNNNNNNNNNNNNNNNNNNNNNNNNNNNNNNNNNNNNNNNNNNNNNNNNNNNNNNNNNNNNNNNNNNNNNNNNNNNNNNNNNNNNNNNNNNNNNNNNNNNNNNNNNNNNNNNNNNNNNNNNNNNNNNNNNNNNNNNNNNNNNNNNNNNNNNNNNNNNNNNNNNNNNNNNNNNNNNNNNNNNNNNNNNNNNNNNNNNNNNNNNNNNNNNNNNNNNNNNNNNNNNNNNNNNNNNNNNNNNNNNNNNNNNNNNNNNNNNNNNNNNNNNNNNNNNNNNNNNNNNNNNNNNNNNNNNNNNNNNNNNNNNNNNNNNNNNNNNNNNNNNNNNNNNNNNNNNNNNNNNNNNNNNNNNNNNNNNNNNNNNNNNNNNNNNNNNNNNNNNNNNNNNNNNNNNNNNNNNNNNNNNNNNNNNNNNNNNNNNNNNNNNNNNNNNNNNNNNNNNNNNNNNNNNNNNNNNNNNNNNNNNNNNNNNNNNNNNNNNNNNNNNNNNNNNNNNNNNNNNNNNNNNNNNNNNNNNNNNNNNNNNNNNNNNNNNNNNNNNNNNNNNNNNNNNNNNNNNNNNNNNNNNNNNNNNNNNNNNNNNNNNNNNNNNNNNNNNNNNNNNNNNNNNNNNNNNNNNNNNNNNNNNNNNNNNNNNNNNNNNNNNNNNNNNNNNNNNNNNNNNNNNNNNNNNNNNNNNNNNNNNNNNNNNNNNNNNNNNNNNNNNNNNNNNNNNNNNNNNNNNNNNNNNNNNNNNNNNNNNNNNNNNNNNNNNNNNNNNNNNNNNNNNNNNNNNNNNNNNNNNNNNNNNNNNNNNNNNNNNNNNNNNNNNNNNNNNNNNNNNNNNNNNNNNNNNNNNNNNNNNNNNNNNNNNNNNNNNNNNNNNNNNNNNNNNNNNNNNNNNNNNNNNNNNNNNNNNNNNNNNNNNNNNNNNNNNNNNNNNNNNNNNNNNNNNNNNNNNNNNNNNNNNNNNNNNNNNNNNNNNNNNNNNNNNNNNNNNNNNNNNNNNNNNNNNNNNNNNNNNNNNNNNNNNNNNNNNNNNNNNNNNNNNNNNNNNNNNNNNNNNNNNNNNNNNNNNNNNNNNNNNNNNNNNNNNNNNNNNNNNNNNNNNNNNNNNNNNNNNNNNNNNNNNNNNNNNNNNNNNNNNNNNNNNNNNNNNNNNNNNNNNNNNNNNNNNNNNNNNNNNNNNNNNNNNNNNNNNNNNNNNNNNNNNNNNNNNNNNNNNNNNNNNNNNNNNNNNNNNNNNNNNNNNNNNNNNNNNNNNNNNNNNNNNNCCATCACCATCTCCCCCTCCTCCTTACTACTATCACTccccaccaccaccatcaccatctcCCCCACCTCCTTACTACTACCACTCCCCACCTCCACCCGTGAAGTCTCCTCCTCCTCCATACTACTACAACTCACCTCCCCCACCCGTAAAATCACCTCCGCCTCCAGTATACATCTACACTTCTCCACCACCACCAGTCCACTACTAAGCAGTTTGAAAAGCTTCGTCATTTTCCACAACCACTCAAGTAAGTAGTCGATTATATGGATTTTACTTTAAAATCTTCTTGTGACATGATAATTTTTCCTTGGAGGAATTATTATTTCtcctaaatattttaatttgttaaagcTCTAACATTCTTTAGTTACGTACCCTTTTGCAGATTTCAGTTTCAGTCACAAAATAAGTGATGGCTTCTTGAGGAGAAGATTGAGAATTGTTCCATTGTCAGAAGCAATGAATTTAATCAATAATATGTTATTCAACTTTGCAATTGAGAGGTTGATTATTCCTAGTCATGACTTGGACCACTTTGCTTCAACTTCTCTGGTGGCCTTGTTACACATTGTAATTCTCTGTGTGTCTTCACGTGGAAGTGGCTTCAACAGCTTAGTTGGAAATAGTAATTATATCTAGTGGATCTTGGAGTTGTACTATAATTTGATGTTTGCTTCTTTATagtaatttattattattgttgtatagGATTATACTGTTATATCTTTTGTAATTTTGATTCGTTTGCTGTTAATTATTGTTGGCTGTTCCTAAGTGCCTTCTTGTGCTTTGTGCACCAAATCAATAAAGAGATGATTTTTGTTCACTTTGGTTTTATTATCACTCCTTTTGGTTACGTTGCATGTGACAATAATTAAGATTCTTCCTCTACTAacattatatgaaaattaaaaaaaaaaaaaaaacataattaatctATTGCTTAAAAAATTACATTTCCCTTTCCTAATTTCCCAAGAACctcagaaaataaataaataaagacacaGTGAATGAAGACtgtatatatatcattaattaaatttttgatcatgTCGATACCCAGATCAGATTGATCCATACGTCCATTCTGTTTGGATTCTTTGCTAATAATTGCGTTTGGTTCTGTCTAGTCCCtatattatatattgacaatTAGCAACCCTTTTGTCCTTAAtactttttgaaaaaacaaaagaaattgaGAACGTacgaagaattaattaatataaggacccatttatacattttatatatgtcTCTGTTTCTTGAAAATAAGCCAAAAACCAAAAAAGGCGTCAACAAGGCACGTTAGATCAGTGGTGTTTAAATTGTGTCTCACATTAATACAGTATTTATTTACTTTGTATTGTATATCTATTTttctattacccctgaactcaattttaacgtattttgtcgcccttttgtgctgacgtgacaactttattacataaaatgggtcCCTCATCAAAAAtatcacgttagctaaaaaggttgacaaatgGTGCCATGCcaatgacaaaaatatgctaagaTTTAATTCAGAGGTTAATAGGACGACCCCTCGTGAAGTTGAAGTGTATCGTAACAAATTTAATCATAATTCAGGAGTACTAGATATTTTACTTCCTCTATATAATATGTGTGTGAGTGAGAGAGAAGGCACACCCAACCAACTATATTTTATCTTCTTCAAAGTTATAGTAGTAGCTAGTAAAATGGTTAATTCGATCAATATATTAAGACTGAATATAGTGTACAATGGTTATTATTTCTAGCTAGGGATAAAAAGAATTTAATTCGAATGCATGATCGGAGTAAATAACTTAGGTGGAAAACGTGAATGCCAACATGTGATAGATTTGACCAACACCAAATTACAtgtgacatatatatatagagcACCAATTTATATTTccttttaatgaattaaaaaaaattactcaatTTTAGATGTTTCCATTCCCTTTAACTTTTTGTGCGTCTGTCTCGTTGTTACTTTTATTATAGCCGCCTgcacctttatttttttcatgtgatTATAAAGCCAACTCAGCTTGGAAGGTACtactatatattatattttatagtaaTAATTGAGTTTGATATAAAAAGCATCTTGACTTTTCCTTTTAACTTTAACTACTGCTTTTATTTGGTCACTTGTTGGTGCTGGAGGGTACTATGGTTTTCCCTTTTTCATCAATTATTAAgacatgatttgattatttttttcaaaaatataatcttcaaataattatCAATATAGCTCCTTGATAAATGATACTGTTCTGAAACCTATTTAGTGGGATTATGTGCTTGttctatatatattattatgTAGCTGAGTTTTAAGAAGAGATGCATAAttgcatattttaatattatgtattaaaaaaaaatagagatctAGCTTGATCAGTACAAGTCTCACTACCTCCCGCTAATTATTTAACCAAGAAAATAAATCAGGAAATCACATCATGAGGGgtgtattgaaaaaataaaattaagtaatAAAAGTGTGTTTTCGCTAATTACTTAAGCTTTCAGATGAGAGGTGAGACTCTTAGTTTTGTAATTATTCAGAAAGGGCAGTTTGGTggcactaaagctatcgctatgcgcAGTGTCAAGGGAAGGactgtacgcagccttaccttgcatttcagCCAGAGATTGTTTCTAAGACTTGAACCCGTAATGACCCcatgatcacatgacaacaactttaccagatACTCAAAGGTCCCTTCTACTCAAAGGtcccttctgaaaaataaaaaaaagaaggcaCTCATATACTGTACTAGAAGTGATCCAACCGGAGCAAGTGGTGAATACACAACAATCACATAGTACCAAAGACTAATATAGAGGAATAAAGACTTAAAAGCATGTTCTACGACGTTTGATGttcaagaaataataataattattattattaggttaagttaattattattttattatattttattattaaggtgtcacccaagcttaaaggcaaattctacagggtggcagtccgtccgaccatattgtatggagcggagtgttggccagttcagaactctcacattcaaaaattgaaggtggcggaaatgtgAATgctgcgttggatgtgtgggcttactagaggtgatagagttcggaatgagactatccggtagaaggttggagtggcttcggtggaggacaagatgcgggaggcctaattgagatggttcggacacgtgatgagaaggggcacggatgccccggttcgtaggtgtgagaggcttgctttggatggtttcaggtggggtaggggtagaccgaagaaatactggagagaggtgattaggcgagacatgaagtagttacagctcactgagaaCATGACCcaagataggaagatctggaggacccgaattaggatagaaggctagagCCAGTTTGGGTCGTTAGTATAGGGTattacttggtgggtgtattattcttgttatgccatcttgttccattctttattatggatttgtttattattccttgtcttgagttgagggtctatcggaaacaacctttctacttctctgaaggtagtgatatggactgcgtacatcttaccctcctcagatcctactatgtgggaatacactgggtttattattgttgtattatatAAAGAGGACAGCTGTGTAAGCATCACCCAAATTCCAATTAACACAGCTTGTGAATCATATAATGATGTTTGTGATAAATATTAGGACAAATTAATGGTACAAGCTAAGTTAATTAAGGAAACGAGTATAAGCTACCACCAAAACccgaaatatttaaaaataattttaaacaaaCCCTAGACATTTATATTGATTATAAAAATCACACCGAGTCGATTCACGTAATGTTGATTAGTTTGCAAGATTGAAGCCTTACTTGAGCCTCACTTTAGACATAAACTCGAGTCGAATGACGTGCTAGTGCTACTGTCGCTTTAGACATAAACTCGAGTCGAATGACGTGCTAGTGCTACTGTCGGTAAGAAGGTAGCCTAAAGATGTGTATAGTGTATGTATCAAATTAGTCTTTGAATTTTATAGTCTTATGTCATGTGAGATAGTGGAAATGAAGGAGTAAGCTAAATATAGAAAGTAGCATTCTGAGTAAATCATCTAGTACCCcgtgaactatgaccaaatttgttaCGCCACACTCTAACTTCACAGGAATCCTATTACCCCCTTGAAACtcatttttagtgtatttttatcaacctttttagctgacgtgacacctttgatgtaagcctcatttttatgtaataaaggtgtcatgtcagtacaaaagggtgacaaaaatacgctaaaactGAGTTAGGAGGGTAATAGGTCGTATGTGAAGTTGATTTGAAGAGTCACCGAAATTTTGGCCATAGTTTGAGGGGTACTAAATGCTCATCTCTTCTTTATAGGATAAAAGTtaagtaaaaaatacaaaaaattgcaTCATGTATAGTTGGTGAAATGTGATACAAAGAGAAGGCTTTGCAATTCTAGCCCTTAACAGTCACCTCTTCTCAACCAAATATGTTGAAAAGTTCCCTTAAAATTTAGACATGGTATGAGATACATGAGAACAAGAACTGTTGGTTAAGAACTAACGATAATCCTAATCCACGTAATAATATACATTTGAGATCGAGGAGACATCA encodes the following:
- the LOC107865670 gene encoding extensin-2 yields the protein MRLLGGGPGRGRHLPHILVALAAILAVANVVSADPYVYASPPPPPYEYKSPPPPSPSPPPPYEYKSPPPPSPSPPPPYEYKSPPPPSPSPPPPYYYSSPPPPKKSPPPPYYYSSPPPPEKSPPPPYYYSSPPPPEKSPPPPYYYSSPPPPKKSPPPPYYYSSPPPPEKSPPPPYYYHSPPPPSPSPPPPYYYHSPPPPVKSPPPPYYYNSPPPPVKSPPPPVYIYTSPPPPVHY